GAACGCACGTTGTACAGAAAAATAAAACAGTACGATCTTTAAATCTATAGAAATTTGGAATTTGGAATTTGGAACTTTAAACAGGTCATAGTAAATGTTTTAGTAGCTTTTTTATGTGGATGGGCTTTTCTTTTAAATGGTTGCGGGGCCTATAATTTTTCAGGTGCCAGTACCGGTACCGCTGAGAGTTTTCAGGTAAATTTCTTTCAGAACATGGCCGACCAAAGCCCTGGCTCTACCTTTGAGCCCGGCCTAGACCGTGATTTTACTTTGGCACTTCAAGACCTGATTGCCAATTTGACCAGCCTAAACCTTACCAATTCGAACGCTGATTTGGTATTTGAAGGCGAAATCGTTGAATACAGGGTGGCCCCGATGACTGCAACAGCCAACCAAACCGCCGCACAGAACCGGCTGACCATGAGCGTGAACGTTCGCTTTTATAACAAGACAAAAGAAGAGGCCGATTTTGAAAGACGCTTCTCGTTTTTCTACGATTTTCCGGGCAACCAATTGTTAGAGTCGGTAAAGAGCGAAGCGCACCAAGTGCTGTTCGAACGTATTACACAAGATATTTTTAACGCCTCGTTGGCCGATTGGTAAGCCCATGAACGTTCAAGATTTCATAGCATTGCTGCAAAAACCGGCAACGATACTTTCTCCGAAGCAAACCCGCGAGTTGGAGGAAATCTTGGATGAATATCCCTATTTTCAAGCGGCGAGGGCACTTCACCTTAAAGGGTTGCACCAGTTAAAGAGCTACAAGTACAACAATGCCTTGAAGCTCACCGCAGCCCATACGGCAGACCGAGAGGTGCTGTTCGATTTTATTACTAGCAAAGAGTTTCTGCAGAACCAGATTGCAGATACCCTTGTCGGTAGAACCGCCAATATCTCAGACAGTGAGGTAGTGGCAGAAGAAGTCGAGCCGAGTGAAGAAATAGAAACATTGCTGCCAGAATCTGAAGAAGCGCCCTTGCCACAGAGCGCCAAGGATGCCGAACAGATTTTGAGCCCGCGCTTGTTTAAGACATCTGAAAAAGACACCCTCACCACATCTGAGGAAGAGTCGGGCCAAGAGCTCGAATTGGGCCAGCCGTTGCCCTTCACCAAAGATGAGCGGCATTCGTTCGCCGAATGGCTACAGCTTACCTCAAAGAGGCCGATCAAAAGGGAAAAAGGCAAAAAGATTGAAGATGATGAGCGCAAGAAAAAATTCGAATTGTTGGACAGGTTCATCGAGTCAAGCCCCAAAATTGTCCCAAAAGAAACAGAAGTCGTAAAGGTTAACATAAAAGAGTCGGTCACCATAGACCAAAACGAGTTGATGACCGAGACATTGGCCAAGGTCTATTTGGAACAAAAAAAGTTCAAAAAGGCCATTCAGGCGTATAAGATTTTGAGTTTGAAATATCCGGAAAAAAGTGGTTTCTTTGCAGACCGAATTCAAGCCGTTAAACGCTTGCAGAACGAAAACAAAGACTAGTGTTATGAGCACATTTACAATATTTTTGGTGTTGATCATTTTGGTCTGCCTATTGCTTGTTTTGGTCATTATGGTGCAAAACCCGAAAGGTGGCGGACTTTCATCTTCCTTCGGCGGAGGGGGCAGTCAAGTGGTCGGAGGTGTTAAAAAGACCGGCGATTTTCTCGACAAGAGTACTTGGACCCTGGCCACCCTGTTGATCGTTTTGATCTTGCTTTCAAACGTAAGCCTAAAGAGCAATTTCGGACAAGCCGATTCTAAGTTGTTGGATGGTGACGACATAGAGAACACCGTACCCGAAACAGTTCCTGAAGAGGTTCCAGAAGAGACCCCCTCAACGGATACAGGGGCAAATCCTTTGGATACCATCCAGTAAATAAATATGACAAAAAAGAATAAAATGCCAGCTTGAATGACAAGCTGGCATTTTTGTTTTAACAGAATGTCAGTTTTGGTGCCATGGCACAATTTCTGCCACCCTGTTTGAGGATTTTTAAAAAACTAATACCTAAAAATTAGAAATATGGCTAAAGTGAACATCAAACCATTGGCGGACAGGGTACTTGTCGAGCCCGTCGCTGCCGAGACCAAGACCGCATCAGGAATCATCATTCCTGACACTGCAAAAGAAAAGCCCCAAAAAGGCAAGATTGTGGCGGTAGGCCCGGGCACCAAAGACGAAAAAATGACCGTAAAGGTGGGCGACACCGTTCTCTACGGAAAGTACGCTGGCACAGAGTTGAAACTTGACGGCGTCGATTATTTGATGATGCGCGAAAGTGACATTCTAGCAATCGTATAGATTTTTCATAAGTAGCACCGCCAACAGCGGTATTAATAAAGCATAACCAAAAGTATAATTACATATTTCCCTTTTAAAAAGGACACAAAAACTAAATATTATGGCAAAAGACATTACGTTTGATATAGATGCCCGCGACGGCCTTAGAAAAGGTGTTGACGCCTTGGCCAATGCGGTAAAGGTAACGTTGGGGCCCAAAGGGCGAAACGTTATCATCACAAAATCATTCGGGGCTCCACAGGTAACCAAAGACGGTGTGACAGTGGCCAAAGAGATCGAGTTGGCCGATGCCCTTGAAAACATGGGTGCTCAAATGGTCAAAGAAGTGGCCTCAAAGACCAACGACCTGGCAGGTGACGGTACCACCACAGCTACTGTTCTTGCACAGGCAATCGTTAAAGAAGGCTTGAAAAACGTGGCAGCTGGCGCCAACCCTATGGACCTTAAAAGAGGTATCGATAAGGCAGTGGATGCCATTGTTGAAAATTTGGCCAAGCAATCTAAAAAAGTGGGTGACTCAACCGAGAAAATCAAGCAAGTTGCCGCTATTTCGGCAAACAACGACGAAGCCATCGGAGACTTGATTGCCCAAGCATTCGAAAAAGTGGGCAAAGAAGGTGTTATCACTGTTGAAGAGGCCAAAGGTACCGACACTTACGTCGATGTTGTAGAAGGTATGCAGTTTGACCGCGGTTACCTTTCTCCATACTTTGTTACCGATTCAGAAAAAATGGTGGCCGAGCTCGACAACCCTTACATCTTGCTTTTTGATAAGAAGATCTCTGCAATGAAAGACCTGCTTCCTGTATTGGAGCCTGTAGCACAATCTGGAAAGCCCCTATTGATCATTGCCGAAGATGTTGATGGTGAGGCATTGGCAACTTTGGTCGTCAACAAATTGCGCGGTTCACTGAAAATCGCTGCTGTAAAAGCTCCTGGTTTTGGTGACCGCAGAAAGGCAATGCTTGAAGATATTGCCATCTTGACCAATGGTACCGTAATTTCAGAAGAAAGAGGTTTCTCTCTTGAGAATGCCACCATCGATATGTTGGGTTCATGCGAGAAGGTAACTATCGACAAAGACAACACTACCATTGTAAATGGTTCAGGTTCTGCCGATAACATCAAGACCCGAGTTAACCAAATCAAGTCGCAGATCGAGACCACTACCTCTGATTACGACAAAGAAAAACTACAAGAGCGCTTGGCCAAATTGGCAGGCGGTGTGGCCGTACTTTACGTAGGTGCCGCTTCTGAAGTTGAGATGAAAGAGAAGAAAGACCGTGTTGACGATGCCCTGCATGCCACTAGGGCTGCCGTTGAAGAAGGTATCGTGGCCGGGGGTGGCGTTGCCCTGGTACGTGCCAAGTCGGTTCTTTCAAAAGTGGAAACCGAGAACGACGATGAGGCTACAGGTCTACAAATCGTGGCACGCGCCATCGAATCACCACTTAGAACCATTGTAGAAAACGCCGGCGGCGAAGGTTCTGTGGTTGTTGCCAAAGTTATGGATGGCAAAGGTGACTTCGGATATGATGCCAAAGCCGACAAATATGTTGAAATGATGAAAGCAGGTATCATCGACCCAACCAAGGTAACACGGGTTGCGTTGGAAAACGCCGCATCAGTGGCCGGAATGATTCTGACCACCGAGTGCGCCTTGACCGACATCAAAGAAGAAAACCCCGCACCTGCTATGCCAGGAGGCGGTGGAATGCCTGGCATGATGTAAAAGCCCCTAAATCCCCAAAGAGGATTTAAAAATCAAAACGCCCTGAATTTCAGGGCGTTTTTTTATTTACGGTCACATTAAAGTGTAAGCCACATACTGGAAGGCCATCCCGTTTGGTGCTAAAAATATTGCACAAGCATTGTGACCGCCATCACCAACATGATGGTATTTTCAATAAAGGTAGCCTCGGTCATGGGCAAATTAAGGGCAGTACCAAGACACGCACAGCGGATGCTTTTTTTATCCAGTAAGGTTTTGGTCACTCCAAAAGTGGTAATGCCCAAAATAACGACGGTCGCAATAAGTGCGGTTTGAATCTGAAATCGCATCAAGAACATGAGTCCGAGTGCAAGTTCCAAAAAAGGATAGACCCAACCATAGGCGGGCAACGCTTTTGCAAGCGGGTCGTACATACGAAAGCTATCAGGGAATCCTTTCAAATCCAGAAATTTGAAGAAACTGAACACGATATAGAACAGCCCCATAAAATCGAGCATGGCCTCGCCCATATCCCAATCCTTGTAGTTCAAAAAAAATGCTGCCGCAAAAAGGTACCCAAAAATCAAGAACAGCGGTCGAAGTTGATTCAGTTTTGAAGTCTCTTTGGGCACGGCCATTTCCATGGCATGATGCCCTTTTTCTTCAATTGAATATGTATCGGGTAAAGCTTTCTTTAGTTTTTGAATGGGCACATGACCGTTCATGGATATTTCTGCTTCCCCTTTCTTCAAATCAACCTCTACATGTCGAACCCCTTCGACCTGTGAGAGCTTTTCGGTTACCGAGGCAACACAACCCTCACAGGTCATTCCCGTGACCGAATAGGTATGCCTCATCGGTGATGTTTCTTACTATCATCGGAATCGTCTTCACGATACTTGCAACAGGGGTGAATGTTATCGTATGCCTCCTGTGTGGCCTTTAATTCTTTAGTGTCGTGCCCGACTTTTGCCAGAGCAGATTTTATCTCCATGGCGTTGGTCTTTCGCTCATCGACCACCAATGATAACTGGTGGGTGGGAATATCCCACTGGGCATACTTGACCCCTTTGACCCCCAAAGCGGCCTTTTCGATGCGCATCTTGCACATCTCACACTTACCATCGACCTCAAAGGTCATTTTCTTGTTTTTTTCCTGTGCATATCCCACCAAGGAAACAAACAAAAAAGCTAAAATCAATGTTACATTTCTCATATCAATAATTTGCATTTTATGATTTAAATCGAAATCCTGCGTACACCATACGCCCTAAAATCGGGGCGAACACAATAGTGGTATCAAAATTGGGGCCAAATGGATCATCTGCACCCAGCACAGGGTTGTCTTGCTTAAAGTTAGTCAAATTCTCACCGCCAAGATATACTTCGAATTTTTTTGAAAATACCTTGGTGATCTGGGCATTCATCAGGCTATAGCTCTCAGCAAAATCACCAAATTGAAAGTTTTCTATATTCGCGTTGCTACTTGGCAAACGCTGTTTGCCCAAGGTATGCAAGGTATAGTCGAACCGCCATTGGGCTCCGTTTTCCTTCTCAGGGGTATTGTAACCCAAATTGGCAAAGTACCGGTGTCGGGCCTGTAGCGGTTTTTGCAAGAATCCGGTTTGGTAATCGGTCTTTACATCGTAAAATTTATAAGCGGTGCGCAGCTCGAGCCGCGGCAGCACCTCGTGGTTGAGTTCTACCTGAAGGCTGTTGGCGTAGCTCTTGCCTTCTAAATTGGTAAAGACCACTTCACTCGGATTTTCCCAATCGACCACCACTTGGTTCTCAAAGTCGGTACGGTAAAAATCGATGGAAAAATCGCCCGGTCTTTCGAAAAGGGTGAAACCCTGTAAAAAACTGACGCCAAAGTTTACGGCCTTTTCAGGGTCAAAGCCGTACACTTCGCCTCCGTTACCTTGCAATTGTATTGTTCTGGACGAAGCGAACAATCGTTGGTTCTCGGCAAAGATGTTGGCAGCCCGGCGACCTATGCCGAAAGAACCCCTAAGACTCCCCTTTTCCCAAGGGGTGTAGCGAATATGGAACCTGGGCGTCACAAAATTGCCCAATCTATTGTGTGTATCAAACCTAAGGCCCGCTGTTAGGCTCACCTTTTCAAGGTCGTCGTAGCTATACTCAAAAAAGGCTCCGACCGAACGGTCTACCCGCTCAAAATCTTGGTTGTTCACCAACTCTTCATAACCATCGTAAGCAAAGGTCAGCCCTGTTTTGAACTTATGCTGGGTGTTGCTGATGATCGAGTTGAAAATGAGGTTCGAATAAATGCTCTCATGGTCAATATCATAGATGTTGAAGCCATAGTAAGAATCTTGTCGGTGCTTGCTGTACGAGGCCTGAAAACCAAAGCTCTGGTAGGGCAGCTCAGGAAATACATAACCCAACTTTACCGATGAGTCAAAGCGTTTGGTGTTGATTTCACTTCCCCAGGCATTGGTGGTGAACTTATCGGTATCGGGGTTGAACTGTTCTTGCCCAATTTGCTTTTCATCATTGAGAAACCGCACGTTCAAAAAACTCACCCACCCTTTTTCGGGGTCTTGGTATTGCCAGCGATTCTGTATATTGATCTGGTCTGACAACGGTGCATCCAAAAACCCATCTTCATTGTTATCAACCTCGACTGTTCGCTGGTTTCCGTGAAGGTAAATGCCTGTGCTCCATTTATCCGATAGTTTATGGTTTAAATGGGTGTTCAGTTCCAATCTACCGTTCAAGTTGGCGTAACCGTTCACGAAAATGGGTATATCGGTGAAGGGTTTGACCAGTTCGGTGTTTATCTGGCCCGAGATACTCTCATAACCGTTCACCACGCTGCCGGCGCCCTTGGTAATCTGGATGCTCTCTACCCATGTGCCTGGTGTAAAGGTAAGCCCATAGGTCTGCGAAGCGCCACGCACCATAGGAATGTTCTCTTGTGTGATCAACAGGTACGGACTCGTAAGGCCCAGCATCTGAATCTGTTTGGTGCCCGTCAGTGCATCGTTGAAATTGACATCGATGGCCGGGTTGGTCTCAAAACTTTCAGATAGGTTACAACAGGCTGCTTTCAGCAGTTCTGCGCTGTTGACGGTTACGATGTTTTGGGTAGAGAAATAGGCCTTTTGCACGGCATCCCTTTCTTTTTCAACAACCACCTCATCCAATTGGTTGGATGGCTCTAACCAGTGGTGTACCATTTTGGGTTCATCAATGGTCAAGGTATCTGTCTTAAAACCTATGTAACTGATGACCAGTTTGTTGTATTCCTTACTATAGGGAATGGAAAAAAGCCCCTCTTCGTTGGTAATGGTGCCTATCGGTGAGTCTAACCAATAGACATTGGCACCGGCAAGACCGATGTGTTTTTTTTCATCATTGGCCTCCATGACCATGCCCTCAACTTTTTCTTGGGCAGCCAATTGAACGCTGTTCAATAAGATTATGGCGAAAAACCATGTATATAATTTCATTTTGAATTTGATTTGATTTATGAATCGTGCTCTAATGCCAGATTTGAATATGGCAATAATTTCAAGAGATTCGCGCATTTGCTGAATCAAGTTCAGACCTGGCGAAAACAAATCAAATCAGGAAGACCTCGTGCAAAATGTTCAAATCTTGCACCAGAAATGGAGGAGGATATGTATGTAATGGTATGGGAAGTTGGTCTATATCGAGAAGCGTTCCCAAATAAGATTGGGCAAAGGTTGCCAAAACGACCTGATGCCCCAATTGAATGTCGTTCCAAGTCAATTTCAGGTCATCTTGCCCCTCAATTGTAAAGCTTTCATCGTCACAACAATGGTTGTCAATAGTTTCTAGCAATGTGGCGGCCACATCCATACCGCAATCCTCAGCTTGGGCAAAAAAGGAAATATCCATCACGCGGCCCATGCACAGGTGTTTATCGACCGTCCATGAAACGGTTGACAACAATAGTAACAAGGCCATTGCAGACGATACTGTTTTATGTACGAACGCTTTCACGCCGCAAAGTTAAAAAATATCAGTTTTTACCCCTGAAAAACCCTGTTTCTTAACAAATTTTGGCAGTTTCAAAGTTGTGAGTTTTACCGATTTGCCCCACTTTTACATCTTGTATAATTCATTTCTCATGCATACCATGTTCGAAACGCTGCGCCAGTCAGTCATAGAGATCCTCGAAAAAAAAGATGGTGATTCCACTGAAAAAATGCAGCAGATTTGTGATTTGCTTCGCAATACTGCTGATTATTATGACTGGGTAGGCTTCTATTTCAAAAACGGCGACAAACGCGAATTGAAACTGGGGCCCTATGCTGGCGAGCCTACCGATCACACCATCATTCCCTTTGGCAAGGGCATCTGCGGCCAAGTGGCCGAAAGCAACCAAAATTTTGTGGTGCCCGATGTTTCGGCCCAAGACAACTACATTGCCTGCAGCCTGACCGTCAAGTCTGAAATAGTGGTGCCCTTGTTCAAAAACGGCGAGAACATTGGCCAAATCGACATTGACTCGAACACGCCCGACCCCTTTACAGAGGCAGATGAGCGTTTTTTGGAATTTGTGAACCAAAAAGTGGCCGAGATCCTTTAAAACTTCGTTGTTTTTGTTGATAAACTACTCTGTTTCATCACCCCAAAAAAAGTAAATTTGGTGCTTTATTTTTCACTAGCACCTTTTTCATGAGCACTACCAAAAAAGCCACCTCGGCACTTATCTCCGTATTTCATAAAGACGGCCTGGAGCCGATTGTCAAAAAACTCGACGAACTTGGCGTAACCCTTTATTCTACGGGTGGCACCGAGAAATTCATCAAAGACCTCGGCATCGAGGTGATCGCCGTGGAAGATGTCACTAGCTACCCTTCGATTTTGGGCGGGCGTGTCAAGACCCTGCACCCAAAAGTATTCGGGGGTATATTGAACCGCCAAGACCATGAGGGCGATGTGGCCCAGATGGAAGAATTTGACATCCCACAACTTGACATTGTCATCGTGGACCTCTATCCCTTCGAAAAAACCGTGGCAAGCGGGGCCTCTGAGCAAGAGATTATTGAAAAAATCGACATTGGCGGCATCTCGCTTATACGTGCCGCTGCAAAAAATTACAAGGATGTTCTCTGCGTTTCCTCTATGGAGGATTATGCGGAGTTTCTTCACATTATTTCCGAAGGAAACGGCAGCACCACCCTTGAACAGCGCAAACGTTTTGCCACCAAGGCCTTTAACATCTCTTCGCACTACGACTCGGCCATCTTCAACCACTTCAACAAAGACCACGAAATGGCCGTATTGAAAATTAGTGAAACGAAGGGGAAAGTGCTCAGGTACGGCGAAAATCCGCACCAAAAAGGTTTTTTCTTCGGGGATTTCGATGCCATGTTCGACAAACTTCATGGCAAAGAGCTGTCGTACAACAATCTCTTGGATGTTGATGCCGCCATTAATTTGATGGAAGAATTCAAGAACGACGACCCCACTTTTGCCATTCTAAAGCACAACAATGCCTGTGGCCTCGCCACAAGGCCAACCATAAAACAAGCATATGTGGATGCCCTGGCGGGCGACCCCGTTTCTGCTTTTGGGGGCATTTTGATCAGCAACACGAAAATTGATTCGGCCACCGCAGAAGAAATACACAAACTGTTCTGTGAAGTGGTCATCGCGCCAAGCTATAGCGAGGAGGCATTGGGCATATTGAAAGGAAAAAAGAACCGTATCATTTTGGTGCAGAAAGAGGTTTCACTGCCCCCGACATTGGTCAGGACCTGCCTAAACGGGGTTTTGGCACAAGACAAGGACCACAAGACCGATTCGCTCAACGATTTGCAAAATGTGACCGGCAAAACCCCGAGTGCCCAAGAGTTGGACGACCTCATATTTGCCTCTAAATTGTGCAAACACACCAAGAGCAACACCATTGTCTTGGCCAAGAACAAACAATTGTGCGCCAGCGGCACGGGCCAGACCTCAAGGGTCGATGCCCTCAACCAAGCCATCCACAAGGCGAGATCCTTTGATTTTGACCTGGAAGGTGCAGTGATGGCGAGCGATGCATTTTTTCCGTTTCCCGACTGTGTCGAGATAGCCCATAAGGCTGGCATTACAGCGGTAATACAGCCCGGAGGCTCCATCAAAGACCAGTTGAGCATCGATTATTGCAACGAAAACGGCATGGCCATGGTGATGACGGGAATACGTCATTTTAAGCATTAATTTTGCTACATTTGCCGATAAACCTGATTAACGCTTATGGGATTCTTTGATTTTATGACCGAGGAAATTGCCATCGACCTCGGTACCGCCAATACCCTCATCATCCATATGGACAAAGTGGTGGTAGACAGCCCTTCGATAGTGGCACGTGACCGCATATCGGGCAAAATCATCGCTGTTGGCCGAGAAGCGAGCATGATGCAGGGCAAGACCCATGAGAACATCAAGACCATACGCCCATTGAAAGACGGTGTGATTGCCGACTTTGATGCTTCGGAAAAGATGATCAACATGTTCATCAAAAACATTCCGGCATTGAAGAAAAAATGGTTTCCACCGGCCTTGCGCATGGTCATCTGTATTCCTTCGGGCATTACCGAGGTAGAAATGCGGGCCGTTCGCGAATCGGCAGAGCGGGTAAACGGAAAAGAGGTCTATTTGATCCATGAGCCCATGGCGGCCGCCATCGGTATTGGCCTGGACATTATGCAGCCCAAAGGCAACATGATCGTCGATATCGGAGGGGGCACCACAGAAATCGCTGTAATTGCCCTGGGTGGAATCGTCTGTGACAAGTCGGTGAAAATCGCGGGTGATGTTTTTACCAACGACATCATTTATTACATGCGCACCCAACACAACCTCTACGTGGGTGAGAGCACTGCCGAGGCCATCAAAATAGAAATCGGTTCGGCCATCGAAGATCTAAAATCGCCCCCCGAAGACAAACAGATCCAAGGTCGCGACCTTCTGACGGGCAAACCAAAACAAGTCTCCATATCATACCGAGAAATAGCCAAGGCATTGGACAAGAGCATCCTTCGGGTTGAAGATGCGGTGATGGAAACATTATCACAAACACCACCGGAACTGGCAGCAGACATTTATAATACGGGCATCTATCTTGCCGGGGGTGGATCCATGTTACGTGGATTGGACCGTAGGCTTTCGCAAAAAACCGACCTACCGGTGTATATTGCCGAAGATCCGCTGCGTGCTGTGGTCAGGGGCACCGGCATTGCCCTGAAGAACCTAGAGCGCTACAAGAGTATTTTGATCAAATAGCATACCTGTGCCTAATCAGGCATTCAGTTCTGAACTTGGGGCGATAAAACAGTATTGAATGCAGCAGATAATCAATTTTATACTTCGGTACAAAAATTCATTTTTATATGTCTTTTTGGGATTGATAGCCATGGTGCTTACCATACGGTCGCATTCATACCACCAGTCAAAATTTTTTAACTCCTCAAAATGGCTGACCGCCAACATCTATGAAATCTCGAGCAATATTTCGGCATATTTCGATTTAAAGGAGGAAAACGAAAAACTATCCAAAGAAAACCAAGAACTCAGAATACTCTTGTTCAACCGCGACAGCCAATTGGTGAAACCCCTAGATACCGCTAGAGCAAAGTTCAATGTTATACCGGGTAAAGTGGTCAAGAACAGCTATGCCAACCTGCGAAACTACATTACCATCAATGTGGGCCGCAAACAAGGCGTTCGACAGGATATGGGGGTCATCACCCCGCAGGGAATTCTTGGTATCGTCGAGAACACTTCGAACAATTATTCGACGGTGCAGAGCATTCTCAACACCAAATCGAACATCAATGCCAAGGTGAAGAACACCAATTATTTTGGTTCACTTGTATGGAATGGGGAACGGTACGATGAGGTACAATTGGTGGACATTCCAAGGTTGGTGCCCTTGGTAGTGGGCGATACGATCGTAACCGGTGGCATGTCGAGTATTTTTCCTGAGGGAATACCCATCGGCACCATTAAAAAATATGAGTTGAACACCGCGCAGAGCTTTTATGACATTGAGGTGTCACTGTTCAACGACATGACCAATATCGGCCATATATATGTGATTGAAAGCTTTGACCGACCAGAGATTCTAGAACTTCAAGCAGAGACCGGCGATGAGCAATAATGTCATATTTACAAATATCGTTCGGTTTTTACTCTTGGTACTTTCACAAGTGCTCATTTTCAACCATTTGAACTTTTTTGGTTCGATCAACCCAATGGTCTACATCATTTTTCTGTACTGGTACCCCATTCGAGAGAACAGGGCCCTATTTTTATTGGTCTGTTTTTTATTAGGGCTTACCATTGATATTTTTTCAGACACCTTGGCCCTTCATACGTTTGCCTCTTTGACCATTGCCTACGCCCGCCCTGTGATCATGCGTTTCTGCTTTGGGGTAAACTACGAATTTCAGACATTCACTTTTAAAAACACCACCCGCATACAACGAATAACGTTTTTGGCCCTTTTGGTGTTGACGCATCATTTGATATTCTTTACGTTCGAAATTTTAAGTTTTTCACATATCCTATTACTTTTGAAAAAAGTTTTGCTCACCAGCATCTTGACCATTTTTATTTGTGTGATGCTCAGTTCGCTTTTTACAGTTCAGACTGAATAAAATGCTTATTTGAACGTTCTTTAAAGAAATAAAGGCCACAAAAATCTTTTCCCTAAAGGAATAACAATGAAGAAGTTACTGCTCTCATCCATTATTGTGATCATAGGCATTACCTATTTGGGCAGGCTTTCTTATCTGCAATTGTTCAGGTTTTCACCCAACCAAATTTTGGAAGATCCAGCGATAAAGGCCGTGTACGACTATCCTGAAAGAGGTTATATCTACGATAGAAACGGTAAGCTTCTTGTCGGCAACCAGCCAGCCTATGACGTTATGGTGATACCGAGGGAGGTTAAACCACTCGACACCCTTGAATTCTGCGGGCTATTGGGTATTGACAAACAGAAATTTATCGAGAGAATGAACAAGGCCCGGCATTATTCTCCAAGGCTTCCTTCTGTTTTGGTGCCCCAATTATCAAAAGAAGACTATGCCAAGCTTCAAGAAAAAATGAGGCGTTTTACGGGCTTTTATATCCAGAAACGCTCGTTGCGCTATTACGCCACCAATAGTGCGGCCAACGTGCTGGGCTATATCAGCGAGGTAAACGAGAACGATCTAAGGAGAAACCCATACTATGAAGCAGGCGAACTGATGGGCCGAACCGGTGTCGAAAAACAATACGAAAACATTCTCAGGGGGCGCAAAGGGGTA
This portion of the Flagellimonas lutaonensis genome encodes:
- a CDS encoding co-chaperone GroES; protein product: MAKVNIKPLADRVLVEPVAAETKTASGIIIPDTAKEKPQKGKIVAVGPGTKDEKMTVKVGDTVLYGKYAGTELKLDGVDYLMMRESDILAIV
- the secG gene encoding preprotein translocase subunit SecG, which codes for MSTFTIFLVLIILVCLLLVLVIMVQNPKGGGLSSSFGGGGSQVVGGVKKTGDFLDKSTWTLATLLIVLILLSNVSLKSNFGQADSKLLDGDDIENTVPETVPEEVPEETPSTDTGANPLDTIQ
- a CDS encoding heavy-metal-associated domain-containing protein, with the protein product MRNVTLILAFLFVSLVGYAQEKNKKMTFEVDGKCEMCKMRIEKAALGVKGVKYAQWDIPTHQLSLVVDERKTNAMEIKSALAKVGHDTKELKATQEAYDNIHPCCKYREDDSDDSKKHHR
- a CDS encoding TonB-dependent receptor yields the protein MKLYTWFFAIILLNSVQLAAQEKVEGMVMEANDEKKHIGLAGANVYWLDSPIGTITNEEGLFSIPYSKEYNKLVISYIGFKTDTLTIDEPKMVHHWLEPSNQLDEVVVEKERDAVQKAYFSTQNIVTVNSAELLKAACCNLSESFETNPAIDVNFNDALTGTKQIQMLGLTSPYLLITQENIPMVRGASQTYGLTFTPGTWVESIQITKGAGSVVNGYESISGQINTELVKPFTDIPIFVNGYANLNGRLELNTHLNHKLSDKWSTGIYLHGNQRTVEVDNNEDGFLDAPLSDQINIQNRWQYQDPEKGWVSFLNVRFLNDEKQIGQEQFNPDTDKFTTNAWGSEINTKRFDSSVKLGYVFPELPYQSFGFQASYSKHRQDSYYGFNIYDIDHESIYSNLIFNSIISNTQHKFKTGLTFAYDGYEELVNNQDFERVDRSVGAFFEYSYDDLEKVSLTAGLRFDTHNRLGNFVTPRFHIRYTPWEKGSLRGSFGIGRRAANIFAENQRLFASSRTIQLQGNGGEVYGFDPEKAVNFGVSFLQGFTLFERPGDFSIDFYRTDFENQVVVDWENPSEVVFTNLEGKSYANSLQVELNHEVLPRLELRTAYKFYDVKTDYQTGFLQKPLQARHRYFANLGYNTPEKENGAQWRFDYTLHTLGKQRLPSSNANIENFQFGDFAESYSLMNAQITKVFSKKFEVYLGGENLTNFKQDNPVLGADDPFGPNFDTTIVFAPILGRMVYAGFRFKS
- a CDS encoding LptE family protein, whose protein sequence is MVNVLVAFLCGWAFLLNGCGAYNFSGASTGTAESFQVNFFQNMADQSPGSTFEPGLDRDFTLALQDLIANLTSLNLTNSNADLVFEGEIVEYRVAPMTATANQTAAQNRLTMSVNVRFYNKTKEEADFERRFSFFYDFPGNQLLESVKSEAHQVLFERITQDIFNASLADW
- a CDS encoding heavy-metal-associated domain-containing protein, whose product is MRHTYSVTGMTCEGCVASVTEKLSQVEGVRHVEVDLKKGEAEISMNGHVPIQKLKKALPDTYSIEEKGHHAMEMAVPKETSKLNQLRPLFLIFGYLFAAAFFLNYKDWDMGEAMLDFMGLFYIVFSFFKFLDLKGFPDSFRMYDPLAKALPAYGWVYPFLELALGLMFLMRFQIQTALIATVVILGITTFGVTKTLLDKKSIRCACLGTALNLPMTEATFIENTIMLVMAVTMLVQYF
- the groL gene encoding chaperonin GroEL (60 kDa chaperone family; promotes refolding of misfolded polypeptides especially under stressful conditions; forms two stacked rings of heptamers to form a barrel-shaped 14mer; ends can be capped by GroES; misfolded proteins enter the barrel where they are refolded when GroES binds); this encodes MAKDITFDIDARDGLRKGVDALANAVKVTLGPKGRNVIITKSFGAPQVTKDGVTVAKEIELADALENMGAQMVKEVASKTNDLAGDGTTTATVLAQAIVKEGLKNVAAGANPMDLKRGIDKAVDAIVENLAKQSKKVGDSTEKIKQVAAISANNDEAIGDLIAQAFEKVGKEGVITVEEAKGTDTYVDVVEGMQFDRGYLSPYFVTDSEKMVAELDNPYILLFDKKISAMKDLLPVLEPVAQSGKPLLIIAEDVDGEALATLVVNKLRGSLKIAAVKAPGFGDRRKAMLEDIAILTNGTVISEERGFSLENATIDMLGSCEKVTIDKDNTTIVNGSGSADNIKTRVNQIKSQIETTTSDYDKEKLQERLAKLAGGVAVLYVGAASEVEMKEKKDRVDDALHATRAAVEEGIVAGGGVALVRAKSVLSKVETENDDEATGLQIVARAIESPLRTIVENAGGEGSVVVAKVMDGKGDFGYDAKADKYVEMMKAGIIDPTKVTRVALENAASVAGMILTTECALTDIKEENPAPAMPGGGGMPGMM